Within Deltaproteobacteria bacterium, the genomic segment CCTATGTCGCTCTTAGCTCCATCGCTGCTCGCTCACAAGACCTTCTTTGCTTGCTCCCGCGGAACAAATCGGGTGTCGCTCTTTCCTCCTTCCTGCCTCTCGTGTTTCCTCTTCGTTCATCAGGCCAGGCCGTGCCCCTGTGTTGTTTGCCTTCCCTCCGTCCTCAATTCAACTCACTCACTGTCAGCCTCTCTTGTAAGTGCTTTGAAAAGCACAAGATTTTCGTTGTTTGGTCTCCTTGGCTGTCGTTCGTGCCAGAACGGCCTCACTCCCTGCTCCGGGAGGAAAATGAAGGGTTGGTGACGTCTTGCCGCGATTTTTGACTTCAATCCGTTCTTTCGGTTATGGTCTAACTAAGGGGTGAATTGGGGTCATAACTTAAGGTCCAATTTGAAATCTAACCAGGGGGTCTCACTTAAGGGCTAAGTGTCGCAGCAGGCTGTGAAGCCTCATGATGTGAGAAGAAGGGAGAAATGCATGTACATTATTGTGGGGTTGATGGTTTGCTTGTTGGTTATTCCAGCTCATGCCCAAGAAACTTCACTGATTGACATCCTCAAAGCCAAAGGCGTGCTCAGTCAGGAAGATATCCAAAAGCTCCGCGCGCGAGGGGGCAAAGGTGGAAGTGGAGAAGATGACCAGCAAGCGTTGATTAGCTTACTCAAAGCCAAAGGGGTCCTGACCGATCAAGATCTCGCAAACCTTAAGTCACCGGGTGTGGTACCGAGCAATGTCTCGGAACGGCTCACGCGTATCGAGGAGCAACAAAAAACCCAAGCTGAGCAGCAGTCCAAAGCGGTCGAAGAGTTGAAGAAAACTGCCGTTGCGGATGTGAAGAAAAATATCGATTGGCTCAATCGGTTCAGTTTCTTTGGCGATATCCGCGTGCGACATGAAGGCTTCTATCAAGATGATGTCACTGCGCGTAATCGTCAGCGACTACGGTTACGGTTTGGCGCCAGACTGCAACTCAGTGACGAGTTAGAAGCGGGAGTGCGTATCGTTACTGGCGACCCCAACGAAGTTATCTCCAATAACCAGACGTTGACTGATGTGTTTAACCGCAAAACGATTAACCTTGATCACGCCTATGTCACTTTTCGCCCTGGTAAAAGTTTTGGCCTAGAAAAGTCGTTTTTTTCCCTGACAGCAGGAAAGTTTGGCGTGAACTTCTTTCGGCCTCGGGCAGTCATGGGATCGGAGTTGATTTTTGATGAAGACCTCTCCCCTGAAGGCCTTGCCGAGGAGCTGACCCTCTTTGAAGGCAAAGACTTCTTTCGCAGCCTCAAACTCGCGGCAGGGCAGTGGTCAATCAAAGAGTTTTTCCCAGGGCGCGATTCCTACATGTTGGGGGAACAAATCCAACTGACAGTCGCTCCTACGGCCAAGTCGCAGTTGACGCTTGCTTTTGCTGACTACTATTTTGGGCGCTCAGATGCGCTTGCCTTAGAGCGGAACCGCAACTCTCAGCTGGTGCTGACCAATTCGGTGCGGTTACGCAACGGACAAGTCGTACGTGGTGGCAATTTGATTTCGCCCAATACGAGCAATCCCATTCAACGCTTTACTGGGGGATTCAACATCGTCAATGCGAGTGCCCAGTTCACTCTGGACACTGGATCTGCCCGCTGGCCGCTCACCTTTATGTTCGACTATGCGCACAACACTGAAGCGAAATTCGGCAAGAACGACGCTTATCTGATCGGTGCAGGCATTGGGCAGACGAGAAATCCCGGTGACTGGGCATTCTCAGCATTGTGGACGCGCGTTGAAACTGACTCGGTGATTTCGATGTTTACCTTGAGTGACTTTGGCCGACGTGGCGGAACCAACGTGCAAGGACCGATTGTGAAGGTTGATTATATGTTGCTGCCACGGTTCACCCTAACTGCCAAAGGGTACTTCGTTGATTTGATCGATCGCCCCCGAGGACTCACCAATGCCACGGTCAATCGTATGCAGCTGGATGCGTTGTTCGCGTTTTAGAAGGTAGTCACTTGTGGTGAAGTTTCTCACCGATTCGGTACTCGCCCAGACACTCAACCTTGAGGTGTACAGCTAGTCCCGTGTCTCGCACGTTCATTCGCGGTGAAATCGTAGGGCGCGTGCCACGCGCCCGTCAGTTGGCGCGCTGCGCACGCCCTACGACTGCTCACGAAGTGATGAGACACGGTACTAGTAAGCTCAATCGAACCACGAAAGATAGACACTCTGACTTTGTCACCCTGAGTGAAACGAAGAGCCTCTCTGAGGGATTCTTCGCTTCGCTCAGAATGATAACAGCGCGATGTCTGCGCATACAGGGTGCAAAGGTGCTGTGGATCGATTCATCGACGGAACACGTGCTGAAGATACTGACCACGTGTTACTTCTTCAACTCGACTAACTCGCTGTCAGCTTTTACCGGCAGATGTCCTGAATGGCGGAGGATTTTGATTGCTTCCTCAGCAATCAGAAAGTCAGCGAAGTCTTTGGCCAATCCTTTGAGGGAGTCCATGTGGACAAACGCGAGCCCTACAGAGATTGGATACCCCTCTGAGAACGGATACTGTCCGTCGATCTTCACCATCGTGTACTTGTAGTGGTCAGCTTCGCTGAGTGGCATGAAGCCGATCGATCCGGCCATGTCGCGCATGCTGTTAACCGCGTCGGCATTGCGGAGGTTGTTGTGCCCTTTGTCGGTGACTTTGAGGCTCTTGAAACAAGCCAGGCCGTCGCGAATGGCGATCATGTTTGAGCCTTCCGGTCGGGTTTGCACGACCACCGGCAAGTCAGACCCACCCAGTTGTTTCCAATTGCTGATCTCTCCGGCATACAGCGCGCAAATATCTTTGCTGGTCAGTTCCCGCACGGTCACGCTCTTGTGGACAACGAATGCCACCGGCACACGGGCAAATTCGCGGTAATACATGGGGCCGAACTTTTTGAGATCTTCCTCGCGAGGACGCACCGCGGTTCGTCCAAGCTCAGTCGTTCGAGTTCCGGCAGATTCGAGCCCGCCCAGCGTATTGGGTTTAGTCGCGAAAGATCCAGTAGAATCAGGGATAACAATTTTTGCGTTTGGATGCTTTTTCTCGTAAGCCGCGGCGACCTTACGTAACAGGTCCTGGCTATCACCCGTGCCGGGGATAGTCAGCGTTTGTGGCTCACGCGTTGCTGCTTGAATGGAGCTTGCTCCACTACCGGGTGACGACGGTAAGGCTGTTGACGTCTGTGGCGACGGTACGCTTGCTGCGCACCCGGTCATACTAGCGAATACGATACCTGTAAGGAGCGTTCCGAGTTTTTGTTTCATACATCCTCCTCAATTGTTTTCTATCGGCAGAAGGGTACGAGCATTAAAAACAATGGTCTTGAAGTTGTCTGAAAAAGCCGAGGAATTGCGTCATTACGAGCGGAGCGAAGCAATCTCGATGGGAAAATGCGTGACGGTGCAATTGCTTCGTCGCTTCCGACTCTTCGCACTGACAGCATTTCCCTAGTCGTCAGTCACACTGAATTTGCGGGGGCGATTTCGTCATGCCCGCGCAGGCGGGCATCCAGGATCTTCAAGCAGGAACCACAACGTAACCTCCCTGGATTCCCGCTTGCGCGGGAAGGACGCCGCTACGTTCACCCCTCAGAATCAACATGACTGACTACTAGTTCTCAAACCGACTCTCATGAACGAGAGCTGCGGGATTGAACGACCACGTCTTACGCGGCCTCTGCACTCTCAAGAAGTTGATCGCGAGTGACCAATTTATTGCGCACTTTGCCCTGCTCTTGTCCGCGCGATAATTCGTGCTGGTCGATACGTTGCCACCCGGCGAACGTCACATACTGTACCTGTTTGCTCGTCAGTAACGTTGGTATCGCCTCTGCGTCGGTAGTGACCTCGGGCGCAACCATTCCCTGCCGGACGTCAGCCAGTAGCGCTGCAACAGTTGCACTCGCATCCGCTTTGTTGGTTCCAATGACTCCCGATGGTCCACGTTTGATCCAACCGGCGACATAGAGGCGAGGCACGGGAAGACCAGAGGTCAGATCAAGCACCCGGCCATTGCTGTTCGGGATGACACCAGCGCGCTCGTCAAATGGTACCCCCGCGAGCCGATGGCCTTTATAACCAATGGAGCGAAAGATCATCTGACAAGGAAGGTCTTGATACTCGCCTGTGCCCTGCGCCTTCAGATTGCCGTGTTCATCTTTCACCAGCCGATTCTTTTCGATGCGCACGCCCTCGACACGCTCAGTGCCAAGCACCATTACAGGGGACACCAAAAAATGCAGGCGAATTTTGCGGGCCTGCGTTCCTTCACCTTTCACGAGTTGCCCGGTCAGGGTCTCCAGGTTGCGCTGTGACATCGGCTCTGACTGCTGGGCTAAGAACTCGTCACTCAACGGATCGAGAGCCATATCCTCGGGGCGGACAACGAGATCGACCCCAGGGAGTTCCGTCAACTCGCGCAGCTCGGGATTGGTGAATGCTGCCTGGGCCGGACCGCGACGGCCGAGTACGTAGATGTTCTTTACCGCACTCTGTCGTAAGGCTTCAATGGTGTGCTCAGCAATATCAGTTTTTGCCAGCTCATCGACTGGACGAGAGAGAATGCGAGCGACATCGATAGCGACGTTGCCGTTGCCAACAATCGCAACACTCTCCGTGCTGCTCAGATCAAACCGTAAATCCTGAAAGTCTGGGTGTCCGTTATACCACGCGACAAAAATCGTCGCCGGAAAACTTCCAAGCAGATCTTCACCGGGGATTCCCATACGCCGATCGGATTCTGCACCAGTGGCGAAAAGCGCATGGTGATAATGAGCGAGTAACTCATCAAGCGTGAGGTCCCGACCAAAACTGACATTCCCGAAGAAGCGAAAACCTGGACGCTGGGCAATTTTTTCGTATTGTCGGGTCACCGCCTTGATCTTTTGATGATCTGGAGCAACCCCTCCACGGACGAGGCCGTAAGGAGTTGGCAGTCGATCAAAGAGATCGACGGCAACCGGGAGATCCGTCTGCTTCAGTAATTCCTCAACCGCGTAGAACCCTGCGGGACCCGCACCAATAACGGCCACACGGAGAGGTGTAGGTAAATTGGCTGAGACAGGTTTACGAAAATAAACTGGATGGAGGACGGTCATAATGGATATTTCCCACACGGTTATTGATGATGGTCAGAGTAGGGTGGAATCTAACCCACCCTACCAAATAGTAACCATCACCAATCGCAATCTCAATGCTATTTCTCCAACACCACCTTGACCGGCTTGATATGCTCAGAGTGCCGGGTCTGCGTGCGGTTGAAGGCACCGAGCGAAATGTACACTGGTCGCTCAAAGTTGAACGCCACATCATACTCGCTCTTGGTATCGAGGAGTCGGCGCGTTTCCAGCGTCCACACCCCTTTGCGCCAGTCACCTTTGGCGCGCACATGCGCGCGGTCACCCTGGAACGGTTCGATGATGATGTTGGGCATCAGCGTTCCGACCGGATAGGTGTCAAGCTCTTTACTATACGGAATTCCCTGCTTGGAATGAATCCACCAGTCAACACCATAGTCAGAGGTCGTGGGGTCTACATTGGGACGGACTGCATCCCCACGCATCAGCATGATCGGGCGGACCAGCGTTTGGTCGAGCGTCTTGCTGGGGTCCAGCTTCTCGAAGTTATACTTATAACCACCAGCTGGGCTTGGGTCTTCGTAATAGCCCGCAGTGTAGCGTTTCTTAATTTCTGCTGGCACGGGCTCGAATTTGCGGAAATGCTGGTCATCCGTGAAGCCAGGTTCGCCAAAGGGAATTCCCATGGGATCGGTACGTACCGCCTTCCAATGCCAGATGTCGCCGACTTCACCGTTGGTGTAGTGGACGCCATGCTTCAATCCCTTTGCGGCGTCCGGTCCGACCCCGAGATGGCAGGTTGCCGCACAGCCACCGTTAGGCACATCTGTGATATACACGGCGAGCTTATCTTCATAGAATTCGTTTTCGTCAGCATTGGCAAAAGCATTTTGCAAGACTTTCCAGCCTTCTGCCGTCTTTTGCAGTGGGTAGCGTTTGTAGCTCACATCAGGGTCGGCCCACTGGAACTTGAAGTAAATGTGCTCACCATCGTGGAGCGCTTTTACTGTCACATCCACGTCTTCCTCTGGGTTGTTCACGCCTTTGGTGGTATGAATCATCACAGTCTGTGCATGATTCCAGGCCGGGTCGCCTTCCTTACCGTCGAGAGTGGGAACGACAACGCCATTAGGAATGCGTGAAACCGTCAACGTGTCAGGCACCGCATCCCAGAAATAGAGTCCCCAGACGATGGGAGCCGAGGCGGCAACACCAACCAGTCCTGCAACTAGGTGCGGGCGGTACATCTGTGCCTTAAAGATAGTCCAGAAGCGGCCAAAGACCCACTGGAGAACCGTGTGCAGGACCACATACGGAATCAACAGATAGGAAAAGAATGCATGCACCCAACGCGTAACGTAATGGCCACCCAGATAGTTGGCCAATTCCCAATCAACCCGGTACATGGCAAAGCCGGTTACCAAGAGGATGCCGAAGAAGGAGAAGGCCATCCAATAGGTAAGCAGGTTAGCCGACCACAGCGCTTGTTTGTAGCGCCAGAAGCCATGCGCGCGAATGCCCGTGGGAGTAAGGTGTTTCAGATCCTTGACGGTCAGTTGCAGACGTTTCCACGCGCTGGTGCGGAACAGATAGACGAGATAGACGCCGGTCACTGCTAGCATCAGGAACGCCGACCAGACGTGAAACGTAATCAAGTTGATGCCGAAAATCGTCCCGTTTGGGGCGATGGCGTTTGACAGTTCCGACAACCATCCTTTTGGTCCTACCAGTGGGCTGTCGATATAAGCCCACCCGATCCGCATACCGGAGAGTAAGCTACAGGTTAACAGGATGACCATCGCCCAGTGGGTTACCGTGACAAACAGATGGGCTTTGGGTGAGCGTGTAGTTGTGCGCCGGTCGGAGTTGGGCCAGCGGAACGTCCAGCGTCGGTCATGGTCACGCTTTTGCAGTTGTCCGTCGACCTCATTGACGTCTTCAGGGGGGGGCAAAGGGCCGGTCGGGATTTCAATGCGTTTGGCAGTGATACTATCACTGTCAAGGGCAGACGGTGGGTGCTGCGGAAGAGATTTTTCGGCAGGGGGAGCAAGAACGTCGCTCTCCGCACCGAAGGTCTCATCAGGTGGAGTCAGCGGATTCCGGTTAGACATGTAGTGAAGGTCTCCTCTGTTGGTATTTAGAATCGATACATAGTCACCCCCTGTTACACCCTGTTCGTGAGAACAGCCCCCGCTGTTTAGCTGTCACGTCCTATGAGTAGGGTGGGTCTCGACCCACCCTATGTGTTTCTTCTCGTCAGCTTTAGAAAGAAAACTGAGCACGCATTTGAAAGGTGTTCATGACACCAAAAGTTTTGTTTCCTGTACGACCATCGGTAACGCCATAGTTGGCGAGGAGCCGCACATGAGGATTGAGATACCAGCTCACCCCAGTGTTGAGGCCGTACAACTTCCCACCTCTTACTGTTGAGTCGTCGAGATTGAGTGACGAATACCGCAGGGCAAGTTCCCACGCGCCCCACCCGCCTTGACCATCGAAATTGCGTTTCGGGGTGATGCCGTTGAACGCGCCTGTGTTCATCCTGTATTCACGGTGCTCGCCTGTCAGAACGTAGGCCGCTTCCAGGTAGTAACCGGAGAAATCAAGACTTTTGCCAGTGGTTTGTCCAACGAAGGCTTTCGTGTATTCGGTCTGGAACGAGAACGGACCATAGACAAGCGCCAACTCAGGATTGAAGAGATCGATCCCGTTCGTCGTAATGTCTCCGGTATTGACAAACATTGGGGTGAGGTTGACTTCCGGCCGCATGGTGAAGCGTACTCTGTCATCGTGACGGAAGCGGTGACTGTAGGAGAGCCCGAGGTGAACGAGCTTTCGCCCCTGCTCCTCGTACCAGGGCAGCCCGGTAACACGCATGGTGAGATTGTAGGCGGAGTCGGCACTAAAGTTCCTGCCTTGGTCGTCAGTTTCACGAAAACCACCGATCGCCCAGGTCAACCGTTTGTTCAATGCCGTGTTGTTGATCA encodes:
- a CDS encoding NADP oxidoreductase; amino-acid sequence: MTVLHPVYFRKPVSANLPTPLRVAVIGAGPAGFYAVEELLKQTDLPVAVDLFDRLPTPYGLVRGGVAPDHQKIKAVTRQYEKIAQRPGFRFFGNVSFGRDLTLDELLAHYHHALFATGAESDRRMGIPGEDLLGSFPATIFVAWYNGHPDFQDLRFDLSSTESVAIVGNGNVAIDVARILSRPVDELAKTDIAEHTIEALRQSAVKNIYVLGRRGPAQAAFTNPELRELTELPGVDLVVRPEDMALDPLSDEFLAQQSEPMSQRNLETLTGQLVKGEGTQARKIRLHFLVSPVMVLGTERVEGVRIEKNRLVKDEHGNLKAQGTGEYQDLPCQMIFRSIGYKGHRLAGVPFDERAGVIPNSNGRVLDLTSGLPVPRLYVAGWIKRGPSGVIGTNKADASATVAALLADVRQGMVAPEVTTDAEAIPTLLTSKQVQYVTFAGWQRIDQHELSRGQEQGKVRNKLVTRDQLLESAEAA